Proteins co-encoded in one Bemisia tabaci chromosome 9, PGI_BMITA_v3 genomic window:
- the Dnai2 gene encoding dynein axonemal intermediate chain 2: MSDVQYSYTKKRADFGRHCNFGNSTKLMVENIQPNKALCEEYIRKDPVDKSTQHTKQFALHELNTIRAEYESTHINHVEGGWPKDVNYLDVEHTLRFRKKIEKDEMYIHTVLQLSHPMEHVIHQNNAINIYELYFSDIEEGKAMEKISSRTINVFRDPNTVKRPVQHLSWSPDGGTRLAVTHANLEFQRAPHDLCTHSYIWEVENPNSPDLVLKPKTTILSLEYHPKDPHCLVSGFCSGQVGAWDTRKGSEPCELSNMTNSHRDPVLKVLWINSKSGTEFFSASTDGQMKWWDTRKLDAPLETLLIDLTKGDEQLLSRSLGISALEYDASIPIRFMIGTETGIVISGNRKGKTTLEKLTAQFKAHQGPVYALHRNPSFVKNFLSVGDWTAKIWTEDCRESAIIWTSNYRHLLTNGAWSPTKYSVFYTTSMDGSLDAWDILNQQREPSLSVKVCDEALYSLRCHENGSLVAVGNSVGTTYLVEFSDSLAIPAKNDKVLLTAMFDRESRREKIIEAKLREQRLKSKAAAKLAAGAGALLKETKPHIQINKDDQLVIQAEEEFFAILAEQKEMQDEYAEKLASALHSTVGKDEKKGIKEKESKESKAAKQEADDETKGKE, from the exons ATGTCGGACGTCCAGTATTCTTATACAAAAAAGCGGGCCGACTTTGGTCGGCACTGCAACTTCGGGAACAGTACGAAGTTGATGGTTGAGAATATTCAACCGAACAAAGCTCTTTGTGAGGAGTACATTCGGAAAGACCCCGTCGACAAATCCACCCAGCACACGAAACAGTTCGCTCTACACGAG CTGAACACAATCCGTGCGGAGTATGAGAGCACCCATATCAACCACGTGGAGGGTGGATGGCCGAAAGACGTCAACTACCTGGACGTCGAACACACGCTacgattcaggaaaaaaatcgaaaaggaTGAAATGTATATTCACACAGTTCTTCAATTATCTCAC CCGATGGAGCACGTGATCCACCAGAACAACGCGATCAACATCTACGAGCTGTACTTCTCGGATATAGAGGAGGGGAAGGCGATGGAGAAGATCTCCTCGCGGACGATCAACGTCTTCCGGGACCCGAACACGGTGAAGCGCCCCGTGCAGCACCTCTCCTGGTCCCCGGACGGGGGCACCCGCCTCGCCGTCACCCACGCCAACCTCGAGTTCCAGCGGGCCCCGCACGACCTCTGCACCCACTCCTACATCTGGGAAGTCG AAAATCCAAATTCTCCGGACCTAGTCCTAAAGCCGAAGACGACGATCCTGTCCCTGGAATACCACCCGAAAGACCCGCACTGTTTAGTGAGCGGATTCTGCAGTGGTCAAGTCGGTGCGTGGGACACTCGAAAGGGATCGGAGCCGTGCGAGTTGAGCAACATGACCAACAGTCACAGGGATCCCGTCCTCAAAGTTCTCTGGATCAACTCCAAATCTGgcacggaatttttctcggCCTCTACGGACGGACAG ATGAAATGGTGGGACACACGAAAACTAGATGCACCGTTGGAGACGTTACTGATTGACTTGACAAAAGGCGACGAACAACTTCTGAGTCGGAGTTTAGGTATATCTGCTCTCGAGTACGATGCTTCAATTCCAATCCGCTTCATG ATAGGAACAGAGACAGGCATAGTGATCAGCGGGAACAGAAAAGGCAAAACAACGTTGGAGAAGCTGACGGCGCAGTTCAAAGCGCATCAAGGTCCTGTGTATGCTCTCCACAGAAATCCGTCcttcgtcaaaaatttcttgtcggTCGGTGATTGGACCGCCAAAATCTGGACAGAGGACTGCCGCGAGTCCGCAATCATATGGACCAG CAATTATCGTCACTTGCTCACGAATGGAGCGTGGAGTCCAACCAAATATTCTGTCTTTTACACCACGAGTATGGACGGTTCACTGGATGCCTGGGATATTCTCAACCAACAGAGGGAGCCTAGTCTTAGTGTTAAG GTTTGCGATGAAGCTTTGTATTCATTACGATGCCACGAAAACGGATCTCTCGTTGCCGTGGGAAATTCTGTGGGCACGACCTACCTCGTTGAGTTTTCTGACAGTCTCGCCATTCCTgccaaaaatgacaaagttCTTCTGACAGCG ATGTTTGATCGGGAGAGTCGAAGAGAGAAGATAATCGAGGCAAAGCTGAGAGAACAAAGGTTAAAATCGAAGGCTGCTGCCAAGTTAGCAGCGGGGGCTGGAGCGTTGCTGAAAGAGACCAAACCTCACATCCAAATCAACAAGGATGATCAGCTTGTCATCCAGGCTGAAGAAGAATTCTTTGCGATTCTCGCTGAG CAAAAAGAGATGCAAGATGAATACGCGGAGAAACTGGCGAGTGCACTACACAGCACAGTCGGGAAGGATGAAAAGAAAGGGATCAAAGAGAAAGAGAGCAAGGAATCTAAAGCAGCGAAGCAGGAGGCAGATGACGAGACCAAAGGCAAAGAATAA